A stretch of DNA from Yoonia sp. G8-12:
GCATATCCCCGATCCCCGACATGCGCAGGGGGCGCGGTGATGAGATGCAGACAGGCACATCAGCGCCAAGCGCCACAACCTCGGGCGTCATCGCGGGAAGCGGTGCGACGCTCCAAAGCTCTGCCAACATTGCCAGTGTCGTCGCGGCGTCAGAAGATCCGCTGCCGATGCCCGCCGCATGGGGCAGGTGTTTCTCCAACGTCAGTGAAGCACCCATTGTGACACCCCGCGCCGCACGCAACACCTCTGCGGCGCGCATCATCAGATTGGTGTGATCCGTTGGCACGCCCATTGAGAACGGACCAGAGACTGATATCCGCAAATCAGGGGCAATTGTCGCGCTCAGCTGATCAGCGACGCCCGCGAACACGACCAGACTGTCCAGCAAATGATAGCCATCATCCCGCTGTCCGGTCACATGCAAGGTCAGGTTGACCTTGGCGGGGGCGCTGGCCTTAATCGTCGCCACTGGCAACCCGAATGGGGGCAAGCCCCTCATCGACCAAAACCAGATCCAACCCACGCTTCAACTTGTCACGAATACGCAAGGCCTCGTCAGCCTCGGGATCAAAAGAAAGGGCGCGATGCCACTGGAAATGCGCTTCGGTTTCGCGCCCAACGGCCCAGAAAGCATCACCCAGATGGTCGTTTATGACCGGATCTACCGGTTCAAGTGAGGCGGCCCGTTCGAGATGAAACACGGCCTCATCATAACGCCCGAGTTGGAAATAGACCCAACCCAGACTGTCCACGATCGCGCCGTTTTCGGGCTGGGCGATGGCCGCAGTTTCGATCATCGCAAGCGCCTCGTCCAGCTTTTCGCCGCGTTCCACCAATGAATAGCCAAGATAGTTCAGTACCTGTGGGTGATCGGGACGCAAGGCCAGTGCCGCGCGGAAATCTGCCTCGGCATCCGGCCAGTCGTCAATCCGGTGATACGAGATGCCTCTTGTGTAATGCACGAACCACCGCGCGCTTTGGCCTTCGTCGTAGAGTTCTAGCGCACGCGTGTAGGCGGCAATGGCCTCTTCATATCGCTCCGCCTGCCGCAGGGTGTCACCCTTCGTAGCGTAGACATCGGGCATATCCGGGTGGCTGCGGGTCAGCGCCTCAAGCACTTCTATAGCCGCGTCTTGGCGTCCGGCGGCGCGCAGCACCTCGGCCCGCCCCAGTTCGGCGGCGGGAAAGGACGGATCATCGCGCGACACAGAGGCAAAGGCGATATTGGCAAGCTCATGCTGCCCCAGCTCTTCGAGCAAGCGCGCCGTCATGAGAACCGCAGCCGTATTTTCAGGCCAAAGGTACGTTGCAGCGCGCGCGTACATTAAGGTGAACGACGGGGGTGCGTCCTGTTGCACAATCCCCGCAATCACATGGCTTAGATCAGCAAGCCCCTGCTCTGGCGTGCGGACGGCGGTATAGGCCACGGCCTCATCTGCGGCCAGCTTGGCCCGTAGCTCTGCGACGCCAGGATCAAGCTGATCACCAAACACACCGTCAATAATGCCCGTTGCGGCATCATTGCGCCCCAACTGGCTCAGGATCTGCGCGTGTGCAATGGCGCTTTGGCGGTTGTAACGCATACCGCCCGACACTTGTCCGGAATAGATGGCATCGGCACCTTCAAAATCACCGACAGAGGCCAGCGCATAGGCTTTGTGCGTTAACCCGTAGACCTGCATGCCCTCTGTTGCGATCACATCGTCAAAGCTTGCGATGGCGCGGGTGATATCCCCCGCACCCAAATGTGCCCAGCTCTTGGCCAGGCCATCGACCAACGGTCCAACATTTCGGCCTGATTCAAGCGTGTCAAAGATACCCTGCCAATTGCCTAACTTGGCGTTGGAAACCATAAGGATCAGGTTCGCAACCTGGCTTTCGTATCCAAGTGCTGCAATGTTTTCCGCGATTGGCAGCGCCCGTTCGATATCCCCCAAAGCAATATAGGCGGTCATCGCATTCTCAAGCAGGAAAGGTTCGGACGGGTCCGCAATGAGCCCACGCGACAAATGCCGCGCGGCCTCCGCAAAGTCGTTTGCCTGCAGGGCCTGCCGCGCAGCAAGATATGATCCCGCATCGGGATTTGCAAAGCCCGGACCGGCGCCCAGAATGGCAACGGCGGCAATGGCCCCGAAGAATGTTCTTTTCATACCAGTCAAACCCGTTCCTCTACTGCTTTTATGGCACCCTAAGCAGGGAAATGCCTGCATGCAAACCGCGCAAAGAAAGGGTGGCAAATTGTTGCGGATCAGAACAAATTTCAGGAATTCAGGGCGATCAGACACAAGAAGACGGGCCATTACGGCCCATCTGCTCGCCCTGCCAAGACTGCTCGCATACGCCTATTAAATATGGCGCTTCGCGTTAGCAGCGACACTAAGCGATAAGGTGATTCGCCGTCAAGTGACTGATTCGCTCAAACGTCAACTTGTTGGGGCGTAAACACGGCAAAGTGGGTCAACGGGCACGGGGCTGACCAGAAAAGGCGTCTCTGGTGGCATGCCGCTTGCCTCAACCCATGCACCATTGAGGCAAAAATCCTGCGCATAATTGCCAAGGTTGAAACCAAAACCGGGGTTGCCACAGTCTGTGGCAGTGCCATCCGCATTCCACGCCTGAGAGACCCCAAGCCCCATTTCACCGGGGGTCAGAAATACGCCACGCGCGGGATCGTAGTTGAGAAACCAACTCGCATTCTCACGCCGCGCGGCCATATCCCATTTGCCCAAAAGCTGCTGGTCTTGGTATCCGGCAATCCGGAACAGCATCACATCGTCTTGGGTAATCAGGGGTTTGTTCAATGCACTTGGCGTGATCGACATCTGCCCGGTCATTGTATAGCCGTTCGCCCCTTGCCAGCAGAAATAGAAATCCGCTGCATTGGCGGTATTCGCCAACAAAGAAAGTGCGACTGCGACGCCCTTGATCAACCACCGTTCTCCCGCATCACATGCCCCGCCAAATAAAGCGATCCGCAGATCAGGATGCGCGCATGGGGCGCGCCCTGCTTGATCGCTACGATTGCCTCTTGAACAGTATCGGCAATCCGCGCGTTCAATCCAGCCTGTTGCGCCTCGGCCGCAGTCGTTGCGGCAGGCAGCGTGGCTTTTTCACCCGGGATCGACACCGCCGTTAAGGATTCCGCGACGCCAGCCAACGGGCGCAGGTAGCCCCCGATATCTTTCGTGTTCAACATCCCACAGATAAGGTGGGTCGGGCGCGGCGGTAGGCTACGCAGTGTCTCGGCCAGCGCCTGCCCTGCTGCCGGATTATGCCCACCATCAAGCCAAAGCTCGGCGGGTGCCGCCAGAGCGACCAAGGGCCCTTCTGTCAGCTTCTCCATCCGCGCGGGCCAATATGCGCGGGTCACTGCCGCCTCGCAGGCTGCTTCGTCTTTGCCCAGTGCGCGCAATGCGGCAATTGCCGCCCCTGCGTTCATGACCTGATGCGGGCCGGGCAGGTTTGGCAGCGGCAAGTCCAACAGGCCACGTTCGTCTTGATAGATCAGCCGGTCGCGCTCGACACTCACATGCCAGTGCTGGCCATACGCACTTAACGGCGCGCCCAGCGCTGCCGCCTTCGCCTCGATCACATCCATGCTTTCTTCATGCTGCGTGCCGACAACACAAGGCACGCCGCGCTTTATGATCCCCGCCTTTTCACCCGCAATCGCAGCAAGCGTATCGCCCAGATATTGCTGGTGGTCCAAATCGACCGGCGTAATGATCGTAATGGCCGGATCAGAAATAACGTTTGTCGCGTCCAAGCGCCCGCCAAGGCCAACTTCAAGCAAAGTGTAATCGGCTGGCGTTTCAGCAAAGGCCAAAAGCCCTGCCACTGTCGTGATCTCGAAATAGGTGATCGGATCGGGGCCGTTGGCGATGTAGCAACGATCAAGCACATCCGTCAGCGCCTCTTCCGTGATCAGCGTTCCGGCCAGCCGGATCCGTTCGTGAAAGCGTGCCAGATGTGGGGATGTATAGGCGTGAACCTTAGATCCGCCAGCTTCCAACCCAGCACGGATCATGGCTTGGGTCGAGCCTTTGC
This window harbors:
- a CDS encoding 4-(cytidine 5'-diphospho)-2-C-methyl-D-erythritol kinase yields the protein MATIKASAPAKVNLTLHVTGQRDDGYHLLDSLVVFAGVADQLSATIAPDLRISVSGPFSMGVPTDHTNLMMRAAEVLRAARGVTMGASLTLEKHLPHAAGIGSGSSDAATTLAMLAELWSVAPLPAMTPEVVALGADVPVCISSPRPLRMSGIGDMLSPVGQLPSCALVLVRPPVEVPTGPVFQGLATKQGSPMTPLPTALDYEGFVHWLLAQRNDLQPPAEAIAPQITEAIAKLGSLPAVSVAGMSGSGATCFGLVKNMAIARHVARIVQVAKMDWWVAPAEVL
- a CDS encoding tetratricopeptide repeat protein — its product is MKRTFFGAIAAVAILGAGPGFANPDAGSYLAARQALQANDFAEAARHLSRGLIADPSEPFLLENAMTAYIALGDIERALPIAENIAALGYESQVANLILMVSNAKLGNWQGIFDTLESGRNVGPLVDGLAKSWAHLGAGDITRAIASFDDVIATEGMQVYGLTHKAYALASVGDFEGADAIYSGQVSGGMRYNRQSAIAHAQILSQLGRNDAATGIIDGVFGDQLDPGVAELRAKLAADEAVAYTAVRTPEQGLADLSHVIAGIVQQDAPPSFTLMYARAATYLWPENTAAVLMTARLLEELGQHELANIAFASVSRDDPSFPAAELGRAEVLRAAGRQDAAIEVLEALTRSHPDMPDVYATKGDTLRQAERYEEAIAAYTRALELYDEGQSARWFVHYTRGISYHRIDDWPDAEADFRAALALRPDHPQVLNYLGYSLVERGEKLDEALAMIETAAIAQPENGAIVDSLGWVYFQLGRYDEAVFHLERAASLEPVDPVINDHLGDAFWAVGRETEAHFQWHRALSFDPEADEALRIRDKLKRGLDLVLVDEGLAPIRVASGDD
- a CDS encoding bifunctional folylpolyglutamate synthase/dihydrofolate synthase, which codes for MMALHPKVIDLTLDRVWRLLAAVGNPQDRLPPVIHVAGTNGKGSTQAMIRAGLEAGGSKVHAYTSPHLARFHERIRLAGTLITEEALTDVLDRCYIANGPDPITYFEITTVAGLLAFAETPADYTLLEVGLGGRLDATNVISDPAITIITPVDLDHQQYLGDTLAAIAGEKAGIIKRGVPCVVGTQHEESMDVIEAKAAALGAPLSAYGQHWHVSVERDRLIYQDERGLLDLPLPNLPGPHQVMNAGAAIAALRALGKDEAACEAAVTRAYWPARMEKLTEGPLVALAAPAELWLDGGHNPAAGQALAETLRSLPPRPTHLICGMLNTKDIGGYLRPLAGVAESLTAVSIPGEKATLPAATTAAEAQQAGLNARIADTVQEAIVAIKQGAPHARILICGSLYLAGHVMRENGG